In the genome of Arachis stenosperma cultivar V10309 chromosome 6, arast.V10309.gnm1.PFL2, whole genome shotgun sequence, the window ATTCAATAGAGTGCCCTTGAAACAAAATTCTTGGAAATCCTTGTtatttttcaccaaaattattCCTATATGTATGTATGATGTGATGGatgcaattttcaaaatttttctagtTCTATTTCTAATTTTCAACAACCAAAAAATAACATGAACAATTAGGACAAAATTGAACTAGGTGATATACTATCCAGAACATCCAATCACACTTCTATCTACAAAATATATACTAAGAAAATGATGCAAAATGCAATAGCTAAAAGTACTAACAAATATCTACAAGAacataagaaaagaaaacaaaaatgatagTGCAAAGTGTTCGGAAAAGAAAGTTTAGGCCCCAAAATGACGaatcctcccccacacttaagcgTTGCACGGTCCTCCATGCATGAACATGATCCGGGGAGAATGTCTCTCAAGAGCTTCCACCTTCAGTTGGTGGATGTGGGGCTCGGGTTGTGTGAAAACCGCCAATGTCCAACGCATTCTTGGCGTCTCCATCCTCGGTGCCCTCCTCCTCTCCCGGCTCCTTGCCTTCATATCTCATcctcaaaaagaatgaataaAGTATAATTAGGACTCATAGGCAAGTAGCACAAAAAGGTAAAGGGGAGAGTAAATAAGCATCTAATTGAGGAAGTTTGCATAGTGGTGTGCAGTACACACAATGGCTGGTTAAAGTGGCATCCTCACAATGAAAAAGTAAGCATGAGTTCCTCAATTAAATGGCCTAAGATGCAAGTAATAGATGAGCATCAATTAAGGACAAGCAAACTTAGGCAACTACCAACAAGAGTGAATTGAATGTAGGAGTTATTGGATATTGAAGTTGTGCAAGTGAAAGAGCAAAATTGACATAAAATAGCACAACAAACAATAACCAATGCAATAAAGAGGAGAAAGTACTTATTCATCCTTAAGAATAATCAAATAATCACATGGGAAGGTGCTTGCTACAAAAAGTGACAAGTCTTGATAAGAATCAAGTCAAGTCAACTCAAAGAAATGTAAAGTATTAACAAGGAGCAAATGCCTTGTGATGTGATTGTATTGACTTAAAAACCATGATGAACAAGGAATTCTATTCAATTCACTAAATTCAATATGTACTTGTTAAAAATTGTAccaaataagagacaaaaagtCAATTTCTAAATCAATTTGGTGCTAGCAACTCAAAGCATTAAATAGGTACATTATTGAAATTTCAATGAATTTAGGCAAATCACGCTTTAAAATGTTTGATTTATAAATAAACGGTTTTTGAATCTTTTAATAAGGTTTTAACCATGGACTCATTTAGATTGAACTTGTTTTAAAGGTTTTGacaaaatattacaaaattGATATTTGGTTTAAGAAAAATTTTCGGATTCTTAATTACGATAATCAGAGTGATGCAGTGGAAGTTGTACGCTAAGTTGTCAAAGTGTGTGTTTGAGAAGGAGGAAGTGAAGTTCTTAGGTGAcgtggtgagcaaaggaggaaTAACCGTAGATCCTTCTATAGGGGAAACGGTGATGGAATGGGAAAGACCGACAACGGTGACGGAAGTCAGAAGCTTCTTGGGTTTAGCCAGGTATTATAGGAGGTTTATCGAAGGATTTTCCCGGATTGTATTATCGATGACAAAATTGACAAGGAAAGAAGTGCCACTCGTATGGACGTTGGAGTGCGAAGAGAGTTTACAGACTTTGAAGCAGAGGTTAACTTCAGCACCTGTTTTAGTCTTACCGAAACCACATGAACCGTTCAAAGTGTATTGTGATGCTTCTCTGAAGGATTAGGTTGCGTGTTGATGCAACACCGGAATGTGGTGGCATACGCATTACGTCAGCTGAAACCGCATGAGGTGAA includes:
- the LOC130934255 gene encoding uncharacterized mitochondrial protein AtMg00860-like, which translates into the protein MQWKLYAKLSKCVFEKEEVKFLGDVVSKGGITVDPSIGETVMEWERPTTVTEVRSFLGLARYYRRFIEGFSRIVLSMTKLTRKEVPLVWTLECEESLQTLKQRLTSAPVLVLPKPHEPFKLQIPSAFKTEIQRAQQDELKLQKLFQPVGDKGRENFTKVGEEFQGYRGRICIPVVGRLRQDSLSTAHYSGFPIHHKSAKMQYDLKKTFW